In Maniola hyperantus chromosome 13, iAphHyp1.2, whole genome shotgun sequence, one genomic interval encodes:
- the LOC117987665 gene encoding uncharacterized protein translates to MEYSGRRSRRGRPRSRTNQQVRFAQRPPTCGGYNGFCSFFILVTLIAIIYLKLDHHCKICSKRCDLLDVTKSINDIAVMAVNISRLKDSYTDLEKSITKFSGDIPKIEGQIEILEALAKTMERGDSVWNPKTHLTLPNVDVFLKEPNMKTTENPYNNIKKNVTEN, encoded by the exons atggaATATTCCGGTAGACGCAGCCGCAGAGGTCGACCTCGATCCcgaacaaaccaacaagttCGTTTTGCCCAACGCCCACCAACATGCGGCGGTTACAACGGCTTTTGTAGCTTCTTTATACTAGTCACCTTGATCGCGATCATTTATCTGAAGCTGGATCACCATTGTAAGATTTGCAGCAAGAGATGCGACCTGCTCGACGTTACAAAAAGCATCAATGATATTGCGGTAATGGCG gtCAACATCTCAAGATTAAAAGACTCTTATACAGATTTAGAAAAATCGATTACGAAGTTTTCTGGAGATATTCCCAAAATTGAGGGTCAAATAGAAATCTTAGAAGCATTAGCTAAAACTATGGAAAGAGGTGACTCCGTGTGGAATCCTAAAACACATCTAACCCTGCCCAATGTCGATGTTTTTCTAAAAGAACCTAACATGAAAACTACAGAAAAcccatataataatattaagaaaaatgtaacagaaaattaa
- the LOC117987652 gene encoding uncharacterized protein produces the protein MPFDTERFITEIQNRPCIWNLSSEEYSNRVLKQSGWNEIAVILYDDWQNLEESTKVKKIKDLQKKWKGLRDYYTREKNKDSSLKSGSGAPKKRKTPYLDMLQFLNVSRASNQTSSNISAETSSNSSTMYDEKKKKMTVFQEALLKSMDKNRESDPDMNFLLNILPEMKTMSPTQNFEFRFEVMKLIKNIKYNVHNNYDGALMQTGWTNANNYPDQYGYTSGSSTPNVQNYPSTSNNYNPVGSSSIRSPRNSPSHSSTGSSVEVEDIEAILRGGSDHIEDDE, from the exons ATGCCTTTTGATACGGAAAGGTTCATTACGGAAATACAAAATAGACCATGCATATGGAACTTGTCGAGTGAAGAATACAGCAACAGAGTATTAAAGCAGAGCGGTTGGAATGAAATCGCTGTTATTCTATACGATGATTGGCAAAACTTAGAAGAAAGcactaaagtaaaaaaaa TAAAAGACCTACAAAAAAAATGGAAGGGGTTGCGCGACTATTACACCAGAGAAAAAAATAAGGATTCCTCACTCAAAAGCGGAAGTGGGGCACCAAAAAAACGTAAGACGCCATACTTGGATATGTTGCAGTTTTTGAATGTTTCTAGAGCTAGCAACCAGACATCTAGCAACATTAGCGCCGAGACGTCTAGCAACAGTAGCACTATGTAtgatgaaaaaaagaaaaagatgactgTGTTTCAGGAGGCACTACTTAAATCGATGGATAAAAATAGAGAATCCGACCCAGATATGAACTTTCTACTAAATATTTTACCGGAAATGAAGACAATGTCCCCAACCCAGAACTTTGAATTTCGGTTTGAAGTGatgaaacttattaaaaatattaaatataatgtaCACAATAATTATGACGGTGCTTTGATGCAAACTGGGTGGACGAATGCCAATAACTACCCAGATCAGTACGGCTACACGAGTGGAAGCAGTACGCCAAATGTGCAAAACTATCCTTCAACCTCAAACAACTACAACCCAGTTGGAAGTAGCAGCATTCGAAGTCCTCGAAACAGTCCATCACATAGCTCTACAGGTTCTTCAGTGGAAGTAGAAGACATAGAAGCAATATTGCGAGGTGGTTCAGACCACATTGAGGATGACGAATGA
- the Chd64 gene encoding myophilin, with the protein MANNRATKSGFAAEAQRKINSKYSEELAEECLEWIRQITGEPENISGDMDNFYEVLKDGTLLCKLSNQIQPGTIKKINESKMAFKCMENINAFLESAKNFGVPAQETFQTVDLWERQNLNSVVICLQSLGRKAGNYGKPSIGPKEAEKNVRNFTEEQLRAGQGVISLQYGSNKGANQSGINFGNTRHM; encoded by the exons ATGGCCAACAACCGGGCCACCAAGTCTGGATTTGCTGCTGAAGCACAGAGAAAG ataAACAGCAAATACAGTGAAGAACTCGCTGAGGAATGCCTGGAATGGATCCGGCAGATCACAGGGGAGCCTGAGAACATATCGGGTGATATGGACAACTTCTACGAGGTGCTTAAGGACGGCACGCTACTTTGCAA ACTCTCCAACCAGATCCAACCTGGAACAATCAAGAAGATAAACGAATCCAAGATGGCATTCAAATGCATGGAAAACATCAACGCGTTTTTGGAATCAGCGAAGAACTTTGGCGTCCCAGCGCAAGAGACCTTCCAAACTGTTGACCTTTGGGAGAGACAGAATCTCAATTCTGTTGTTATATGCCTGCAATCCCTTGGCAGAAAG GCGGGCAACTACGGCAAGCCTTCCATAGGTCCAAAAGAAGCCGAGAAGAACGTAAGAAACTTCACGGAAGAACAGCTCAGGGCTGGACAAGGAGTTATCTCTCTTCAGTACGGCTCTAATAAGGGAGCCAACCAAAGCGGAATCAACTTTGGCAACACTAGACATATGTAA
- the LOC117987647 gene encoding mitochondrial glycine transporter B-like isoform X1: MSHSLGAFSNGWAIDTTAPVASDLKSPDKDYHPVFKAFLAGSFSGTFSTILFQPLDLVKTRLQNPGQHVVAATVNSRIQPGMITIFVNIVRQEQIIGLWRGMVPSIARCVPGVGLYFSSLHWLKTKLGKNRQDLGAMEAVALGVIARTMSGVALIPITVIKTRYESGLFKYSSLGGALKAIYKAEGFRGLSCGLGPTLARDAPFSGLYLMFYTQAKQAIPKECLQSPATASLVNFSCGIVAGIAASLATNPADVLKTNMQLYPDKFPNAFSAAVYVHQTYGIKGYFKGAVPRMLRRTLMAAMAWTVFEQITHSIGLK; encoded by the exons ATGTCGCATTCGCTGGGGGCGTTTTCTAACGGTTGGGCGATCGACACCACAGCGCCTGTGGCATCTGACCTCAAGAGCCCTGATAAAGAC TACCACCCGGTGTTCAAGGCGTTCCTGGCCGGTTCCTTCTCGGGGACGTTCAGTACGATTCTGTTTCAACCATTGGACTTGGTGAAGACAAGGTTGCAGAATCCTGGCCAACATGTTGTTGCGGCGACAGTCAa CAGCCGAATTCAACCCGGCATGATCACAATCTTCGTGAACATAGTACGCCAGGAGCAAATCATCGGTCTATGGCGGGGCATGGTCCCCTCCATAGCGCGATGCGTTCCCGGCGTGGGCCTGTACTTCTCTTCCCTCCATTGGCTGAAAACTAAGCTAGGGAAGAACCGACAAGACCTGGGTGCTATGGAGGCGGTCGCGCTTGGTGTGATCGCGAGGACCATGAGCGGTGTCGCGTTGATACCTATCACTGTTATTAAGACTAG ATATGAATCAGGATTATTCAAATACAGCAGTCTCGGTGGGGCCCTGAAGGCGATATACAAGGCGGAGGGATTCAGAGGGCTATCCTGCGGGCTGGGCCCGACACTGGCGAGGGACGCGCCGTTTTCGGGGCTCTACCTTATGTTCTACACACAGGCGAAACAGGCTATTCCTAAAG AATGCCTCCAATCGCCAGCCACAGCAAGCCTAGTGAACTTTTCTTGCGGTATCGTGGCCGGTATCGCGGCGTCCCTCGCCACGAACCCCGCAGATGTGCTGAAGACCAACATGCAGCTCTACCCGGACAAGTTTCCCAACGCCTTTAGTGCTGCTGTTTATGTGCATCAG ACTTACGGAATCAAAGGCTACTTCAAAGGCGCAGTTCCACGAATGCTTCGCAGAACTCTGATGGCAGCGATGGCTTGGACAGTGTTCGAACAGATAACTCATTCTATCGGCCTGAAATAG
- the LOC117987647 gene encoding mitochondrial glycine transporter B-like isoform X2 codes for MDIVANYHPVFKAFLAGSFSGTFSTILFQPLDLVKTRLQNPGQHVVAATVNSRIQPGMITIFVNIVRQEQIIGLWRGMVPSIARCVPGVGLYFSSLHWLKTKLGKNRQDLGAMEAVALGVIARTMSGVALIPITVIKTRYESGLFKYSSLGGALKAIYKAEGFRGLSCGLGPTLARDAPFSGLYLMFYTQAKQAIPKECLQSPATASLVNFSCGIVAGIAASLATNPADVLKTNMQLYPDKFPNAFSAAVYVHQTYGIKGYFKGAVPRMLRRTLMAAMAWTVFEQITHSIGLK; via the exons ATGGACATCGTGGCTAAC TACCACCCGGTGTTCAAGGCGTTCCTGGCCGGTTCCTTCTCGGGGACGTTCAGTACGATTCTGTTTCAACCATTGGACTTGGTGAAGACAAGGTTGCAGAATCCTGGCCAACATGTTGTTGCGGCGACAGTCAa CAGCCGAATTCAACCCGGCATGATCACAATCTTCGTGAACATAGTACGCCAGGAGCAAATCATCGGTCTATGGCGGGGCATGGTCCCCTCCATAGCGCGATGCGTTCCCGGCGTGGGCCTGTACTTCTCTTCCCTCCATTGGCTGAAAACTAAGCTAGGGAAGAACCGACAAGACCTGGGTGCTATGGAGGCGGTCGCGCTTGGTGTGATCGCGAGGACCATGAGCGGTGTCGCGTTGATACCTATCACTGTTATTAAGACTAG ATATGAATCAGGATTATTCAAATACAGCAGTCTCGGTGGGGCCCTGAAGGCGATATACAAGGCGGAGGGATTCAGAGGGCTATCCTGCGGGCTGGGCCCGACACTGGCGAGGGACGCGCCGTTTTCGGGGCTCTACCTTATGTTCTACACACAGGCGAAACAGGCTATTCCTAAAG AATGCCTCCAATCGCCAGCCACAGCAAGCCTAGTGAACTTTTCTTGCGGTATCGTGGCCGGTATCGCGGCGTCCCTCGCCACGAACCCCGCAGATGTGCTGAAGACCAACATGCAGCTCTACCCGGACAAGTTTCCCAACGCCTTTAGTGCTGCTGTTTATGTGCATCAG ACTTACGGAATCAAAGGCTACTTCAAAGGCGCAGTTCCACGAATGCTTCGCAGAACTCTGATGGCAGCGATGGCTTGGACAGTGTTCGAACAGATAACTCATTCTATCGGCCTGAAATAG